In one Streptomyces venezuelae genomic region, the following are encoded:
- the tatA gene encoding Sec-independent protein translocase subunit TatA, with protein MIRNALQPWHLLVVLLVVVVVFGSKKLPDAARSVGKSLRILKSETQALKEEDAQREKQREQRNSADVTS; from the coding sequence ATGATCCGCAATGCCCTGCAGCCCTGGCACCTACTGGTCGTACTGCTCGTGGTCGTCGTGGTGTTCGGCAGCAAGAAGCTCCCGGACGCCGCCCGCTCGGTGGGCAAGTCCCTGCGCATCCTCAAGAGCGAGACGCAGGCGCTGAAGGAGGAGGACGCGCAGCGGGAGAAGCAGCGGGAGCAGCGGAACTCCGCCGACGTCACGTCATGA
- a CDS encoding cation-translocating P-type ATPase produces the protein MDSAEPVPEGPVSGPTTLQVLRSLETGPRGLTEDEAAARLARHGPNVPPTRRGVSWPRRFVRGLRDPFTAVLFCLGLVSAGTAAWGTASVITVLVAVSCALRATGEHRADRAMTALRGLVPTTATVLRRPTPDERVIPDERAIPDERAIPAPRELPAEELVPGDIIRLAAGDVIPADARVLTATALFVNEAPLTGESSPTGKDPWTPSGAVGGPAEPRPAPHLCFQGSGVTAGSGTAVVTATGRHTRFATTYTAPEALFGGGRGRRRRRGWAQGRGQGLRPRAFDRSVHGISWILVRFMLLTPPLVLVADAALRGRGLDTLPFAVAVAVGLTPEMLPVVVTACLARGAARLARSHGVIVRRLPALHDLGAMDVLCVDKTGTLTQDRPAVDRSLDTAGRDAPEALHWAAVNAWWTLQLADPPAPDALDEAILTAPESPDGPAPSPYYDHYDDYDGIAALPFDPVRRLATAVVARPGAPLGVHTLVVKGAVENVLELCVLPDEERARLQALASHHAAEGLRVLAVATADRPARSRRDAPRPAWPPADVRGLDFTGFVTFRDAPDPAAGPALRALADRGVTVKILTGDHPGTAARVCRDLGMGPPLAPDAIRTAADIDALPPTDTAALAELAHRTTVFAGCTPEHKARVVAALRAHGHTTGFLGDGVNDLPALHAADVGLAPHGAVPVAREAADVVLPQHTTTTPSAAGNASHDSSDDSSGAPCGGLATIDHAVTAGRSSGTNIATYLRVTLSSNLGNVIAMLTAGLLLPFLPMLPAQVLVQNLCFDAAQLAFAHERPDPTALRRPVTLRPRAFLRLITGFGVLNAVADLATFAVLALAAPGPTGTEDESLFHAGWFTENLLTQALAMLLLRGTAYATTAPRRKMTPVARAAMALAAAGILLPLSPLGPPLGMTPLPPLYYALLTLVLTLYAATLTTVVQLRNKASVARGSGGSGRGGPR, from the coding sequence GTGGACTCCGCGGAACCGGTGCCTGAGGGTCCGGTGTCCGGACCGACCACGCTCCAGGTCCTGCGCTCGCTGGAGACCGGACCACGCGGCCTCACGGAGGACGAGGCCGCCGCGCGCCTGGCCCGGCACGGCCCGAACGTTCCGCCGACCCGGCGCGGAGTGTCCTGGCCGCGTCGTTTCGTACGAGGCCTGCGCGACCCCTTCACCGCGGTCCTGTTCTGCCTGGGCCTCGTCTCGGCCGGCACGGCGGCCTGGGGCACGGCCAGCGTGATCACCGTCCTGGTGGCGGTGAGCTGCGCGCTCCGCGCGACGGGCGAGCACCGGGCCGACCGCGCGATGACGGCTCTGCGCGGCCTGGTGCCGACGACGGCGACGGTCCTGCGCCGCCCGACGCCCGACGAACGGGTGATACCCGATGAACGGGCGATACCCGACGAACGGGCGATACCCGCTCCCCGCGAACTCCCCGCCGAGGAACTGGTCCCCGGCGACATCATCCGGCTCGCTGCCGGGGACGTGATCCCGGCGGACGCGCGGGTGCTCACGGCGACGGCGCTGTTCGTGAACGAGGCACCGCTGACGGGCGAGTCGTCCCCGACCGGCAAAGACCCCTGGACGCCATCGGGGGCGGTGGGCGGCCCGGCCGAGCCCCGACCCGCCCCCCACTTGTGCTTCCAGGGCAGCGGCGTCACCGCGGGCAGCGGTACGGCCGTGGTGACGGCGACGGGACGGCACACGCGGTTCGCCACGACGTACACGGCGCCGGAGGCGCTGTTCGGAGGAGGGCGGGGACGGAGGCGGAGACGTGGTTGGGCACAGGGACGGGGGCAAGGGCTGCGGCCCCGCGCGTTCGACCGCTCCGTGCACGGCATCTCCTGGATACTCGTCCGCTTCATGCTGCTCACGCCCCCATTGGTACTCGTGGCGGACGCGGCACTGCGCGGCCGTGGCCTGGACACACTGCCGTTCGCCGTGGCCGTGGCGGTGGGGCTCACGCCGGAGATGCTGCCGGTCGTCGTGACGGCGTGCCTGGCCCGGGGCGCCGCCCGCCTGGCCCGCTCCCACGGCGTGATCGTCAGACGCCTGCCCGCCCTGCACGACCTCGGCGCCATGGACGTCCTGTGCGTGGACAAGACCGGCACGCTCACGCAGGACCGCCCCGCGGTCGACCGCAGCCTCGACACGGCGGGCCGCGACGCACCCGAGGCGCTGCACTGGGCGGCGGTGAACGCGTGGTGGACCCTGCAACTGGCCGACCCGCCGGCCCCGGACGCGCTGGACGAGGCGATCCTGACGGCACCTGAGTCCCCCGACGGCCCTGCCCCGTCCCCCTACTACGACCACTACGACGACTACGACGGCATCGCAGCCCTGCCCTTCGATCCCGTACGCCGCCTGGCCACCGCGGTCGTCGCGCGGCCCGGCGCACCCCTCGGCGTCCACACGCTGGTGGTCAAGGGCGCCGTGGAGAACGTACTGGAGCTCTGCGTCCTCCCCGACGAGGAGCGTGCCCGCCTCCAGGCCCTCGCGTCCCACCACGCGGCGGAGGGCCTGCGCGTGCTGGCCGTGGCCACGGCGGACCGTCCCGCACGGAGCCGGCGGGACGCCCCTCGACCCGCCTGGCCCCCGGCCGACGTACGCGGACTCGATTTCACCGGCTTCGTCACCTTCCGCGACGCCCCGGACCCGGCGGCCGGCCCCGCCCTGCGCGCGCTCGCCGACCGAGGCGTCACGGTCAAGATCCTCACCGGCGACCACCCGGGCACGGCCGCACGCGTCTGCCGGGATTTGGGCATGGGCCCGCCCCTAGCCCCCGACGCCATCCGCACGGCAGCGGACATAGACGCCCTCCCACCCACCGACACCGCAGCCCTGGCGGAACTGGCGCACCGCACCACGGTCTTCGCGGGCTGCACGCCCGAGCACAAGGCCCGCGTCGTGGCGGCCCTGCGCGCCCACGGCCACACCACGGGCTTCCTCGGCGACGGCGTCAACGACCTGCCGGCCCTGCACGCGGCCGACGTGGGCCTGGCCCCGCACGGCGCGGTGCCGGTGGCGAGGGAGGCGGCGGACGTGGTGCTGCCGCAGCACACCACGACCACGCCTTCCGCGGCGGGCAACGCGTCACACGACTCGTCAGACGACTCGTCGGGCGCCCCGTGCGGCGGCCTGGCGACGATCGACCACGCCGTCACCGCGGGCCGGAGCAGCGGCACGAACATAGCGACGTACCTGCGCGTCACGCTCTCCTCGAACCTCGGCAACGTCATCGCGATGCTCACCGCGGGCCTGCTCCTGCCCTTCCTGCCGATGCTCCCGGCCCAGGTACTGGTCCAGAACCTCTGCTTCGACGCCGCCCAACTCGCCTTCGCCCACGAGCGCCCGGACCCCACCGCCCTGCGCCGCCCCGTCACGCTCCGCCCCCGCGCGTTCCTCCGCCTCATCACGGGCTTCGGTGTGCTCAACGCGGTGGCGGACCTGGCGACCTTCGCGGTCCTCGCGCTCGCGGCGCCGGGCCCGACGGGGACGGAGGACGAGTCGCTGTTCCACGCGGGCTGGTTCACCGAGAACCTGCTCACGCAGGCGCTGGCGATGCTGCTCCTGCGCGGCACGGCGTACGCGACGACGGCCCCGCGCAGGAAGATGACCCCGGTTGCCCGCGCGGCGATGGCCCTGGCGGCCGCAGGCATCCTCCTCCCGCTCTCACCCCTCGGCCCGCCCCTGGGCATGACACCCCTGCCGCCCCTCTACTACGCACTCCTGACCCTGGTCCTGACGCTCTACGCGGCGACACTCACGACAGTTGTACAGTTGCGCAACAAGGCAAGTGTCGCTCGTGGAAGCGGCGGAAGTGGAAGAGGAGGGCCAAGATGA
- a CDS encoding ArsR/SmtB family transcription factor — protein MVRPADGTAGGHDDSSDPPPELLTEAAAAFGLLASSARLHIVWALAQGESDVSGLAERVGGALPAVSQHLTKLKLAGLVGSRREGRRMVYFVADPDVVTVVRLMVTQLASRAEASTAPARGLRGTGA, from the coding sequence GTGGTCCGCCCCGCCGACGGGACGGCCGGCGGCCACGACGACTCGTCCGACCCGCCCCCCGAACTGCTCACGGAAGCGGCCGCCGCCTTCGGTCTGCTCGCCTCGTCCGCCCGGCTGCACATCGTGTGGGCCCTGGCGCAGGGCGAGAGCGATGTGAGCGGCCTCGCCGAGCGGGTGGGCGGCGCGCTGCCCGCCGTGAGCCAGCACCTCACCAAGCTGAAGCTGGCCGGGCTCGTCGGGTCGCGCCGCGAGGGCCGCCGCATGGTGTACTTCGTCGCCGACCCCGACGTCGTGACGGTCGTACGGCTCATGGTCACCCAACTCGCGTCGCGCGCCGAGGCGTCCACCGCCCCGGCCCGTGGACTCCGCGGAACCGGTGCCTGA
- a CDS encoding thioesterase II family protein codes for MGDWIRSFHPAPAAGTRLVCFPHAGGSASAYHALSAAVSGTVDPRVVQYPGRQERYGEPFAERADDVVEAVLAALSEPGDGTPVALFGHSMGAILAFETARRMTAEGRPPVVLFVSGRQAPSLPWRPTTTGRPVHEMSDRELVDEMRKLSGTANELLSSPELLPLILPPVRADYRLLETHVHRAGPPLGCPVVALTGDADPRVTVEGARAWESETHGDFSCHVLTGGHFFLDDHLPYVAKVVASSPAGRGATA; via the coding sequence GTGGGCGACTGGATACGCAGCTTCCACCCCGCGCCCGCCGCCGGGACCCGCCTCGTCTGCTTCCCGCACGCGGGCGGCTCCGCCAGCGCCTACCACGCGCTGTCGGCCGCCGTCTCCGGCACCGTCGACCCGAGGGTCGTGCAGTACCCGGGGCGCCAGGAGCGGTACGGCGAGCCGTTCGCCGAGCGCGCGGACGACGTCGTCGAGGCGGTGCTCGCCGCGCTGTCGGAGCCGGGCGACGGCACGCCCGTCGCTCTGTTCGGACACAGCATGGGCGCGATCCTCGCCTTCGAGACCGCACGGCGCATGACGGCCGAGGGGCGGCCGCCCGTGGTGCTCTTCGTCTCCGGGCGGCAGGCCCCTTCGCTGCCGTGGCGCCCCACGACGACGGGGCGGCCGGTGCACGAGATGTCCGACCGCGAACTCGTGGACGAGATGCGCAAGCTCTCCGGCACCGCGAACGAGCTCCTCTCCTCCCCCGAACTGCTGCCGCTCATCCTGCCGCCGGTACGCGCCGACTACCGGCTCCTCGAGACCCACGTCCACCGCGCCGGGCCCCCGCTCGGCTGCCCGGTCGTCGCGCTGACCGGGGACGCGGACCCCCGCGTCACGGTCGAGGGAGCGCGCGCCTGGGAGAGCGAGACGCACGGCGACTTCTCCTGTCACGTACTGACCGGGGGCCACTTCTTCCTCGACGATCACCTGCCGTACGTCGCGAAGGTCGTGGCCTCCTCACCGGCGGGCCGGGGCGCGACGGCGTAG
- a CDS encoding Ku protein: MRSIWNGAISFGLVSIPIKLVNATESHSVSFRQIHTEDGGRIRYRKVCELEEREVPTAEIGKGYEDADGSIIPITDQDLATLPIPTAKTIEIVAFVPADRIDPLQMGAAYYLAASGTPAAKPYTLLREALKRSQKVAIAKFALRGRERLGMLRVVDDVIAMHGLLWPDEIRAPEGVAPETDVTVRDAELDLADALMDTLGEVDINTLHDDYREAVEELVAAKVDGVTPAERAPAGDGGGKVIDLLAALENSVREARTARTARGESAEVAEVTPLARKASRTTPKQVGGKKSTSTAATAAAKKKAAPAAKQASTKSTARKTTAKKTTTAKSAGTKKTAATKKSTAKKATGSGTGSGRRKASA; this comes from the coding sequence GTGCGATCCATATGGAACGGTGCGATCTCCTTCGGACTGGTCAGCATCCCGATCAAGCTCGTGAACGCGACCGAGAGCCACTCGGTCTCCTTCCGCCAGATCCACACGGAGGACGGCGGCCGCATCCGCTACCGCAAGGTGTGCGAGCTGGAGGAGCGCGAGGTGCCGACGGCGGAGATCGGCAAGGGGTACGAGGACGCGGACGGCTCGATCATCCCGATCACGGACCAGGACCTGGCCACGCTGCCCATCCCCACCGCCAAGACGATCGAGATCGTCGCCTTCGTCCCGGCCGACCGCATCGACCCGCTCCAGATGGGCGCCGCGTACTACCTCGCGGCGAGCGGCACCCCGGCCGCCAAGCCGTACACGCTGCTGCGCGAGGCGCTCAAGCGGAGCCAGAAGGTCGCCATCGCGAAGTTCGCGCTGCGGGGCCGGGAGCGGCTCGGCATGCTGCGCGTGGTCGACGACGTGATCGCCATGCACGGCCTGCTCTGGCCGGACGAGATCCGCGCGCCCGAAGGGGTGGCCCCCGAGACGGACGTCACCGTGCGGGACGCCGAGCTCGACCTGGCGGACGCGCTGATGGACACCCTCGGCGAGGTCGACATCAACACCCTCCACGACGACTACCGCGAGGCGGTCGAGGAACTGGTCGCCGCCAAGGTCGACGGCGTGACCCCGGCGGAGAGGGCCCCGGCCGGGGACGGCGGCGGCAAGGTCATCGACCTGCTCGCGGCCCTGGAGAACAGCGTCCGCGAGGCGCGCACGGCGCGCACGGCGCGCGGGGAGTCGGCGGAGGTCGCCGAGGTGACGCCGCTCGCCCGCAAGGCGTCCCGTACGACGCCCAAGCAGGTGGGCGGGAAGAAGTCGACGTCGACGGCGGCCACCGCGGCGGCGAAGAAGAAGGCCGCCCCCGCCGCGAAGCAGGCGTCGACCAAGTCGACCGCACGCAAGACGACGGCCAAGAAGACGACGACGGCGAAGTCGGCGGGGACGAAGAAGACGGCGGCGACCAAGAAGTCGACGGCGAAGAAGGCGACGGGGTCGGGGACGGGGTCGGGGAGGCGCAAGGCCTCGGCGTGA
- the ligD gene encoding non-homologous end-joining DNA ligase, with product MTPITEVEGRRLALRNLDKVLYPASGFTKAEVLHYYAATADALLPHLRDRPVSFLRYPDGPDGQQFFSKNVPPGTPDWVHTAEVPRSRSEGTARQVLVQDLATLMWAANLVTEFHVPQWRADAPARADRMVFDLDPGPPATVVECCRAALWLRERLTADGFDVYAKTSGSKGLHLLVPLEPTSSERVTAYAKSLAVAAERELPGLVVHRMTRSLRPGKVFVDFSQNAAAKTTAAPYTLRARREPTVSAPVTWDEVEACDEPGRLVFAADDIAPRLAEHGDLFESLDDPDRARPLPP from the coding sequence ATGACGCCGATCACAGAGGTGGAGGGGCGGCGGCTCGCGCTCAGGAACCTGGACAAGGTCCTGTATCCGGCGAGCGGCTTCACGAAGGCCGAGGTCCTGCACTACTACGCCGCCACGGCCGACGCCCTGCTCCCCCACCTCCGCGACCGGCCCGTCTCCTTCCTGCGCTATCCGGACGGGCCCGACGGCCAGCAGTTCTTCTCCAAGAACGTGCCGCCGGGCACCCCCGACTGGGTGCATACCGCCGAGGTGCCGCGCTCCCGCTCCGAGGGGACCGCACGGCAGGTCCTCGTCCAGGACCTGGCCACGCTGATGTGGGCGGCCAACCTCGTCACCGAGTTCCACGTGCCGCAGTGGCGGGCCGACGCCCCGGCGCGGGCCGACCGGATGGTCTTCGATCTGGATCCGGGGCCGCCCGCCACGGTCGTGGAGTGCTGCCGGGCGGCGCTCTGGCTGCGGGAGCGACTGACCGCCGACGGTTTCGACGTGTACGCGAAGACGTCGGGCAGCAAGGGTCTGCATCTCCTCGTACCGCTGGAGCCGACCTCCTCCGAACGGGTCACGGCGTACGCAAAGTCGCTCGCCGTCGCGGCCGAGCGCGAGCTGCCCGGCCTCGTCGTGCACCGCATGACGCGGAGCCTGCGGCCCGGCAAGGTCTTCGTCGACTTCAGCCAGAACGCGGCGGCGAAGACCACCGCCGCGCCCTACACACTGCGGGCGCGGCGGGAGCCGACCGTGTCCGCCCCCGTGACCTGGGACGAGGTCGAGGCGTGCGACGAGCCCGGCCGGCTGGTCTTCGCCGCGGACGACATCGCGCCGCGGCTGGCGGAGCACGGGGACCTGTTCGAGTCCCTCGACGACCCCGACCGGGCGCGCCCCCTGCCACCCTGA
- a CDS encoding alpha/beta hydrolase: protein MHFTSEKHLDGGVLEREFTLGDVPGILWTPAAASAPVPLVLLGHPALGLRKMYPRLAARARHCAADGFAAATIELPGCGDRPGWPALDQARADLRRAMAAGEPVGEDVVDRLVLPLVDRAVPEWQAALDALLALPGIGGPVGYSGGVISVGVRLAVVEPRVAAAVLFAGSLVPRAVFEEARRVTIPLHVLLQWDDEGNDRQASLDLFDAFGSEEKSLHANMGGHTGVPEHAGEGAARFFARHLKRG, encoded by the coding sequence ATGCACTTCACTTCTGAGAAGCACCTCGACGGCGGCGTCCTCGAGCGTGAGTTCACCCTCGGCGACGTCCCGGGCATCCTGTGGACGCCCGCGGCCGCCTCGGCGCCGGTTCCGCTCGTCCTGCTCGGCCACCCCGCTCTGGGGCTCCGCAAGATGTACCCGCGACTGGCGGCCAGGGCCCGGCACTGCGCGGCGGACGGTTTCGCCGCGGCCACCATCGAGCTCCCCGGGTGCGGCGACCGGCCCGGCTGGCCCGCCCTCGACCAGGCCCGCGCCGATCTGCGCCGGGCCATGGCGGCGGGCGAGCCCGTCGGCGAAGACGTCGTGGACCGGCTCGTCCTCCCGCTGGTCGACCGGGCGGTCCCGGAATGGCAGGCCGCCCTGGACGCCCTCCTGGCGCTGCCCGGCATCGGCGGCCCGGTCGGATACTCGGGAGGAGTGATCTCCGTGGGCGTCCGGCTCGCGGTGGTCGAGCCGCGCGTCGCGGCCGCCGTCCTGTTCGCCGGGAGCCTCGTCCCCCGCGCCGTGTTCGAGGAGGCCCGTCGGGTCACCATCCCGCTGCACGTCCTGCTGCAGTGGGACGACGAGGGCAACGACCGGCAGGCCTCCCTCGACCTGTTCGACGCCTTCGGCTCCGAGGAGAAGTCCCTGCACGCGAACATGGGCGGGCATACGGGGGTTCCGGAGCACGCGGGAGAGGGGGCGGCGCGGTTCTTCGCGCGGCACCTGAAGCGCGGCTGA
- a CDS encoding DUF4440 domain-containing protein, whose amino-acid sequence MTLLPDTGYVPTDEDRASLAAWFAEYDAHSAKRDVERMADLAVFPLNLVSDDSAGDGRAAQWDREQFVGTMTHVMGDGSEDISFESTRTPVFLSPAMAVVFTDSVMTANGETQRLRYADILIRRGGSWVFQTMIQGGWGDNL is encoded by the coding sequence GTGACCCTTCTTCCCGACACCGGATACGTCCCGACCGACGAGGACCGCGCGAGCCTGGCCGCCTGGTTCGCCGAGTACGACGCGCACAGCGCGAAGCGCGATGTCGAGCGGATGGCCGACCTGGCCGTCTTCCCGCTCAACCTGGTCAGCGACGACTCCGCCGGTGACGGGCGGGCGGCGCAGTGGGACCGGGAGCAGTTCGTGGGGACCATGACGCACGTCATGGGGGACGGGAGCGAGGACATCTCGTTCGAGTCGACGCGCACGCCCGTCTTCCTCTCCCCCGCGATGGCCGTCGTCTTCACCGACTCCGTGATGACGGCGAACGGCGAGACGCAGCGGCTGCGCTACGCCGACATCCTGATCAGGCGCGGCGGCTCCTGGGTCTTCCAGACCATGATCCAGGGAGGCTGGGGGGACAACCTGTAG
- a CDS encoding nuclease-related domain-containing protein — protein sequence MTGLRVVPAWRHGQERLYVYLADGRNVAWYDREVSRVNLLSEESEEDVLDVLAPFLTGQVTVGPPPVPTPAELARLALHPDDDLAPNRPGEALRISLDRDPAPARRLRADARHRALAAEQAVGDALDALEGAGWRVLHSLPLPGDARIHHLLIGPGGLFCVGTLAVRKQRVRIADPMVTVGRAEPFPLLRSLRSDAGRASFALTAEVRPVLVLAGSGAADLDVAAPPRDVRVLREAELPSLARLGGVLKPADVEALHALARDRRTWERV from the coding sequence ATGACCGGACTGCGTGTCGTACCGGCCTGGAGGCACGGCCAGGAGCGGTTGTACGTGTACCTCGCGGACGGCAGGAACGTGGCCTGGTACGACCGCGAGGTGTCCCGCGTCAACCTGCTCAGCGAGGAGAGCGAGGAGGACGTCCTCGATGTCCTCGCCCCCTTCCTGACCGGCCAGGTCACCGTGGGTCCGCCGCCCGTACCGACCCCCGCCGAACTGGCCCGTCTCGCCCTCCACCCGGACGACGACCTCGCTCCCAACCGCCCCGGCGAAGCCCTGCGGATCTCCCTCGACCGCGACCCGGCGCCCGCCCGCAGGCTGCGCGCCGACGCCCGCCACCGCGCCCTCGCCGCCGAACAGGCGGTGGGCGATGCCCTGGACGCGCTCGAAGGCGCGGGCTGGCGGGTCCTGCACTCCCTGCCGCTGCCCGGCGACGCCCGGATCCACCACCTGCTGATCGGCCCCGGTGGCCTGTTCTGCGTGGGCACCCTCGCGGTCCGCAAGCAGCGGGTGCGCATCGCCGACCCGATGGTCACGGTCGGCCGCGCCGAGCCGTTCCCCCTCCTGCGCTCGCTCCGCTCGGACGCGGGCCGGGCGTCCTTCGCGCTGACCGCGGAGGTGCGCCCCGTCCTGGTCCTCGCCGGGTCCGGCGCCGCCGACCTGGACGTGGCGGCGCCGCCACGCGACGTGCGGGTGCTGCGCGAGGCGGAGCTGCCGTCGCTGGCCCGCCTCGGAGGGGTGCTGAAACCGGCCGATGTGGAGGCGCTGCACGCGCTGGCCAGGGACCGCCGGACGTGGGAGCGCGTCTGA
- a CDS encoding class F sortase, with the protein MAPRTPAGFEPDTPHAPDAPAPARRQNARTARIAAAGALTAALGIGLIACGQSGGGNGDPAPDVKVHNAATAQAKQAVAPLKASKPTGLRIPAAGVDAKSMLDLGVGADQELDVPPVDKADEPGWWTGGVTPGEKGPAVIVAHYDTANGPALLKNVAKVHVGDTVEVPRADGSTATFKVREIQQVDKRDFPTNKVYGATDRPELRLLTCGGPIVGGHRSDNIILYADLVT; encoded by the coding sequence ATGGCCCCCCGCACCCCCGCCGGCTTCGAGCCCGACACGCCCCACGCGCCCGACGCACCCGCGCCAGCCCGTCGGCAGAACGCCCGTACCGCCCGCATCGCCGCCGCCGGAGCCCTCACCGCCGCCCTCGGCATCGGCCTGATCGCCTGCGGGCAGAGCGGCGGCGGCAACGGCGACCCGGCCCCCGACGTGAAGGTCCACAACGCCGCGACCGCGCAGGCGAAGCAGGCCGTCGCCCCGTTGAAGGCGTCCAAGCCGACCGGGCTGCGGATTCCCGCCGCGGGGGTCGACGCCAAGTCGATGCTCGACCTCGGGGTGGGCGCCGACCAGGAGCTCGACGTGCCGCCCGTGGACAAGGCGGACGAGCCCGGCTGGTGGACCGGCGGGGTCACGCCCGGCGAGAAGGGGCCCGCCGTGATCGTCGCGCACTACGACACGGCGAACGGTCCCGCGCTGCTGAAGAACGTCGCGAAGGTCCACGTCGGGGACACTGTCGAGGTGCCCCGTGCGGACGGCAGCACGGCGACGTTCAAGGTGCGGGAGATCCAGCAGGTCGACAAGAGGGACTTCCCCACCAATAAGGTGTACGGGGCGACCGACCGACCGGAGTTGCGCCTGCTGACCTGCGGTGGACCCATCGTGGGCGGTCACCGCTCGGACAACATCATTCTCTACGCCGACCTGGTGACGTAA
- a CDS encoding sensor histidine kinase, giving the protein MSRRQPRGPRLPAWTATLTWKAAVFITVMCCALAALLGALVHVSVTNQTVGQARDRALSRLDEVTERYEAGDRLGPGAGVDPVGLPSRLRDLAVSGQRGTMVAAHESRPTMWAAGPADGGRAIAVQVDYAQGARTIDGLDRAILGSSVLAIGATLLVGAFAVTRVTRRLHQTAQVARRISGGDLDARVEDPHARPDGTGFPRHQDEVAAVAGALDTMASTLQGKLLSEQRFTADVAHELRTPLTGLHAAAELLPPGRPTELVRDRVAALRTLTEDLLEISRLDAKSEAVDLDAHQLAPLAERVVRSSGEGTELVVVRDVCVDTDRRRLERVLGNLVANAHKHGRAPVLVTVDGPVVSVRDHGDGYPEYLVEHGPQRFRTEGTSKGSSKGHGLGLTIALGQADVLGARLAFSNAADGGAVATLRLPYETAGDGEETGTPHGGT; this is encoded by the coding sequence ATGAGTCGCCGTCAGCCGCGCGGGCCGCGGCTCCCCGCCTGGACGGCGACCCTCACCTGGAAGGCCGCCGTCTTCATCACCGTCATGTGCTGTGCGCTCGCGGCGCTGCTCGGCGCGCTCGTGCACGTCTCGGTGACCAACCAGACCGTGGGCCAGGCCCGCGACCGTGCCCTCTCCCGCCTCGACGAGGTCACCGAGCGGTACGAGGCAGGCGACCGGCTCGGCCCCGGCGCGGGCGTCGACCCGGTGGGCCTGCCCTCGCGCCTGCGCGACCTCGCGGTGAGCGGGCAGCGCGGCACGATGGTCGCCGCCCACGAGTCGCGGCCGACGATGTGGGCGGCGGGGCCCGCCGACGGGGGCCGCGCCATCGCCGTCCAGGTCGACTACGCGCAGGGCGCCCGCACCATCGACGGGCTCGACCGGGCGATCCTCGGCTCGTCGGTCCTCGCGATCGGGGCGACGCTGCTGGTCGGCGCGTTCGCGGTGACGCGGGTGACCCGGCGGCTGCACCAGACGGCGCAGGTGGCCCGGCGGATCAGCGGGGGCGACCTGGACGCACGCGTGGAGGACCCGCACGCCCGGCCCGACGGCACGGGTTTCCCCCGGCACCAGGACGAGGTGGCCGCGGTCGCCGGGGCCCTGGACACCATGGCGTCCACGCTCCAGGGCAAGCTGCTGAGCGAGCAGCGGTTCACCGCGGACGTGGCGCACGAGCTGCGCACCCCGCTGACCGGGCTGCACGCGGCGGCCGAGCTGCTGCCGCCGGGACGGCCGACCGAGCTGGTGCGCGACCGGGTCGCCGCGCTGCGCACGCTGACCGAGGACCTCCTGGAGATCTCCCGGCTCGACGCGAAGAGCGAGGCGGTGGATCTGGACGCCCATCAACTCGCTCCACTGGCGGAGCGGGTGGTGCGTTCTTCCGGGGAGGGCACGGAGCTCGTCGTCGTACGGGATGTGTGTGTGGACACCGACCGGCGGCGCCTGGAGCGGGTGCTCGGCAATCTCGTGGCCAACGCGCACAAGCACGGGCGGGCGCCGGTGCTCGTGACCGTGGACGGTCCCGTCGTCTCCGTGCGGGACCACGGCGACGGCTATCCGGAGTACCTCGTGGAGCACGGGCCGCAGCGCTTCCGCACCGAGGGCACCAGCAAGGGGTCGAGCAAGGGGCACGGGCTGGGGCTGACCATCGCGCTGGGCCAGGCGGACGTGCTCGGTGCGCGGCTGGCCTTCTCGAACGCGGCGGACGGCGGGGCGGTGGCGACGCTGCGGCTGCCGTACGAAACGGCCGGGGACGGCGAGGAGACGGGCACACCGCACGGCGGAACGTGA
- a CDS encoding SH3 domain-containing protein, whose protein sequence is MSPRSTTVRLGILAAGGALAALAAAGPAAALDGAADANNHPPVYKGRVTAKTGLLLHTSPTRGSKVIRTVPRGKVVTIFCKTTGDRVVNNNIWYLLTDGTWAWGAAHYIANIGKVPRWC, encoded by the coding sequence ATGTCCCCGCGCTCCACCACTGTCCGGCTCGGCATACTCGCCGCCGGCGGCGCCCTCGCGGCGCTCGCCGCCGCAGGCCCGGCCGCCGCCCTCGACGGCGCGGCCGACGCCAACAACCACCCGCCCGTCTACAAGGGCCGTGTCACCGCCAAGACCGGACTCCTGCTCCACACCTCTCCGACCCGCGGCAGCAAGGTGATCCGCACGGTGCCGCGCGGCAAGGTCGTCACCATCTTCTGCAAGACCACAGGCGACCGCGTCGTCAACAACAACATCTGGTACCTGCTCACCGACGGCACCTGGGCCTGGGGCGCCGCGCACTACATCGCCAACATCGGCAAGGTTCCGCGCTGGTGCTGA